A window of the Kosakonia sp. BYX6 genome harbors these coding sequences:
- the rfaQ gene encoding lipopolysaccharide core heptosyltransferase RfaQ, which translates to MEKPFNRILVIKMRFHGDMLLTTPVISTLKRNYPDASIDMLLYKDTMPILSENPEIHALYGVSNKGASLKEKIQNFLSLVKQLRKNNYDLIVNLTDQHIVALLVRCLAAKVKISQDYAHRQSSFWKKSFTHLAPFAGEHAVERNLSTLLPLGITDFCRDTTMSYAPEHWHHMRSALDKLGVGEHYVVIQPTARQLFKCWDNDKFSQVIDALQSRGYQVVLTSGPGADDLACVEEIANGCKQKPITGLAGKTRFPELGALIDHAALFIGVDSAPGHIAAAVKTPIICLFGATDHVFWRPWSDNFIQFWAGNYQPMPTRRELDRNEKYLSVIPAEDVIAATEKMLPQTWSAPAVGVSS; encoded by the coding sequence GTGGAAAAGCCATTTAACCGAATTTTGGTCATTAAAATGCGTTTTCACGGAGACATGCTGTTGACCACGCCGGTCATTAGCACGTTGAAACGTAATTATCCTGACGCGAGCATCGATATGCTGCTGTACAAAGACACGATGCCGATCTTATCTGAGAATCCCGAAATTCATGCTCTTTATGGAGTGAGTAATAAAGGGGCATCGTTGAAGGAAAAAATACAAAATTTCCTCAGTTTGGTTAAGCAGTTACGCAAGAATAATTACGATCTGATTGTCAATCTGACGGATCAACACATCGTGGCGCTATTGGTAAGATGCCTGGCGGCGAAAGTGAAAATCTCACAGGATTACGCCCATCGCCAATCATCATTCTGGAAAAAAAGTTTCACGCATTTGGCTCCCTTTGCGGGCGAACACGCCGTGGAGCGAAATTTATCGACGCTTCTTCCGCTGGGTATTACGGATTTTTGCCGCGATACCACAATGAGTTACGCCCCTGAACATTGGCATCATATGCGAAGCGCATTGGATAAATTAGGTGTCGGAGAGCATTACGTCGTGATCCAACCGACAGCCCGACAACTTTTTAAATGCTGGGATAATGACAAATTTTCCCAAGTTATCGATGCGTTGCAATCCCGTGGCTATCAAGTTGTTTTGACATCCGGCCCGGGCGCTGACGACCTGGCTTGTGTCGAAGAGATTGCGAACGGGTGTAAACAAAAACCGATTACTGGTCTGGCTGGCAAAACGCGTTTTCCGGAACTTGGTGCTCTGATTGACCATGCCGCACTGTTTATTGGCGTCGATTCGGCTCCCGGACATATTGCTGCCGCGGTGAAAACACCGATCATTTGCCTGTTTGGCGCGACCGACCATGTGTTCTGGCGACCCTGGAGCGACAACTTTATCCAGTTCTGGGCAGGAAATTATCAGCCGATGCCTACACGACGTGAACTGGACAGGAACGAGAAATACCTGTCCGTGATCCCAGCCGAAGACGTCATCGCGGCAACGGAAAAAATGCTGCCGCAAACTTGGTCCGCGCCGGCTGTGGGTGTCTCATCATGA
- a CDS encoding glycosyltransferase family 4 protein has product MIVAFCLYKYFPFGGLQRDFMRIAQTVAGRGHHVRVYTQSWEGEEPDNFELIRVPVKSHTNHGRNAEYYTWVQAHLAQHPADRVVGFNKMPGLDVYYAADVCYAEKVAQEKGFFYRLTSRYRHYAAFERATFEQGKTTQLLMLTDKQIGDFQKHYQTEDERFHILPPGIYPDRKYSQKIPNSRQIYREKNGVAEHQYWLLQVGSDFSRKGVDRSIAAVAALPEAIKKNTLLFVVGQDKRGRFAAQAEKLGIKDNVQFFSGRNDVSELMAGADLLVHPAYQEAAGIVLLEAITAGLPVLTTAVCGYAHYIAKAQCGVVIDEPYSQKAFDDALRVALQNSAVRNGWAEQARHFADTQDLYSLPERAADIITGEVHG; this is encoded by the coding sequence ATGATCGTTGCATTCTGCTTGTACAAATATTTCCCGTTCGGCGGCCTGCAACGCGATTTTATGCGCATCGCGCAAACTGTGGCGGGGCGAGGCCATCATGTCCGCGTTTACACGCAATCCTGGGAAGGTGAAGAACCTGATAATTTCGAACTTATTCGTGTGCCGGTGAAATCGCATACTAACCACGGTCGTAATGCTGAATATTACACTTGGGTGCAAGCGCACTTGGCGCAACATCCGGCCGATCGGGTTGTTGGCTTCAATAAAATGCCGGGTCTGGATGTCTATTACGCGGCGGATGTGTGCTACGCCGAAAAAGTGGCTCAGGAAAAAGGTTTCTTCTATCGCCTGACGTCTCGTTACCGGCATTACGCTGCGTTTGAGCGCGCAACCTTTGAACAAGGGAAAACGACGCAGCTACTGATGTTGACGGATAAGCAAATCGGCGACTTTCAAAAGCATTATCAAACCGAAGACGAACGATTCCATATATTGCCTCCTGGCATTTATCCCGACCGAAAATACAGCCAGAAAATACCTAACAGTCGGCAAATCTACCGCGAGAAAAACGGTGTCGCCGAACATCAGTATTGGCTGCTTCAGGTGGGTTCCGATTTCAGCCGCAAAGGTGTCGACAGGAGTATCGCTGCCGTTGCCGCGTTACCCGAAGCGATCAAGAAAAATACATTGCTGTTTGTCGTGGGTCAGGATAAACGGGGGCGTTTTGCTGCGCAGGCGGAAAAGCTGGGTATCAAGGATAACGTGCAATTCTTTTCCGGGCGCAATGATGTCTCGGAACTGATGGCCGGTGCAGATTTGCTGGTGCATCCTGCCTATCAGGAAGCGGCTGGCATTGTGTTACTCGAAGCGATAACGGCAGGTTTGCCGGTGCTTACCACTGCGGTTTGTGGTTATGCTCATTACATCGCGAAGGCGCAATGTGGTGTTGTCATTGATGAGCCTTATTCACAAAAAGCTTTTGATGATGCGCTCCGTGTTGCTTTGCAAAATAGTGCAGTACGAAACGGTTGGGCGGAACAAGCGCGACACTTCGCGGATACTCAGGATCTTTATAGTCTGCCGGAAAGAGCGGCGGATATTATTACGGGTGAAGTGCATGGTTGA
- the rfaP gene encoding lipopolysaccharide core heptose(I) kinase RfaP, protein MVELKEPLATLWRGKDAFAEVKNLQGEVFRELETRRTLRFELAGKSYFLKWHQGTALKEVVKNLLSLRMPVLGADREWNAIHRLHDVGVDTMHGVGFGEKGANPINKTSFIITEDLTPTISLEDYCADWQTNPPEPRTKRMIIRRVATMVRKMHQAGVNHRDCYICHFLLHLPFNGDENALKISVIDLHRAQMRSHVPQRWRDKDLIGLYFSSLNIGLTQRDIWRFLTVYFAKSPREIMAQEAGLLAKTKTKAEKIRERTERKSL, encoded by the coding sequence ATGGTTGAATTGAAAGAGCCGCTGGCGACACTCTGGCGGGGAAAAGATGCGTTTGCTGAAGTCAAAAATTTGCAGGGAGAAGTTTTTCGCGAACTCGAAACGCGTCGCACCCTGCGTTTTGAACTCGCCGGGAAAAGCTATTTTCTGAAATGGCATCAGGGAACGGCATTAAAAGAGGTGGTCAAAAACCTGCTTTCGCTGCGTATGCCGGTGCTTGGCGCGGACCGGGAATGGAATGCCATTCACCGCTTGCATGATGTGGGCGTGGATACGATGCACGGCGTGGGGTTTGGTGAAAAGGGTGCGAATCCCATCAATAAAACCTCCTTTATTATCACTGAAGATCTGACACCAACCATCAGTTTGGAAGATTACTGTGCCGACTGGCAGACAAACCCGCCAGAACCGCGAACCAAACGCATGATTATCCGGCGCGTTGCCACCATGGTTCGAAAAATGCACCAGGCGGGCGTAAACCATCGCGACTGCTATATTTGTCATTTTCTGCTTCATCTGCCGTTTAATGGCGATGAAAATGCGCTGAAAATATCAGTCATCGATCTTCACCGTGCCCAAATGCGCTCACATGTTCCGCAACGCTGGCGCGATAAGGACTTGATCGGATTGTATTTTTCTTCTCTTAATATCGGCCTGACTCAGCGCGATATCTGGCGTTTTCTCACCGTCTACTTTGCCAAATCGCCACGAGAAATCATGGCGCAAGAGGCCGGATTATTAGCTAAAACAAAAACAAAAGCGGAAAAGATTCGCGAGAGAACAGAACGTAAGTCTCTGTGA
- the waaB gene encoding lipopolysaccharide 1,6-galactosyltransferase — translation MKIAFVGEAVSGFGGMETVIKAVIDSFQKSDHFAECEMFFFCRNDKMDKTWLKGITASYSFSNFKISSIRRAMHIRNLSHWLKEIKPDAVICIDALSCLLANKARVKSKQPFSLFSWPHFSLDHKKHADCVIYADHHLAISSGIKKQMLDRGVSANNISVIYNPVSPQSGTIPAPDNNETATFLYVGRMKFEGQKRVKDLLDGLSQVNGTWHLHAIGDGSDFEKCRAYARQLKIDQQITWHGWQAKPWDIVRNEIKKVSALLLTSAFEGFGMVLLEAMAWGIPCISARCVAGPEDIIRDGVNGYLYPPGDMSKFVVLLQRAIDQRGVFDPIGVKHSINQFYSDTYNRNMREAILSAMKQSDK, via the coding sequence ATGAAAATTGCATTTGTTGGCGAGGCCGTGTCTGGCTTCGGCGGTATGGAAACCGTGATCAAGGCTGTGATCGATTCGTTTCAAAAGAGTGACCATTTCGCAGAGTGCGAAATGTTCTTTTTCTGTCGTAATGACAAAATGGATAAAACTTGGCTGAAAGGAATCACTGCTTCTTACTCTTTTTCGAACTTCAAAATCTCTTCAATACGGCGAGCGATGCATATTCGAAACCTCTCGCATTGGTTGAAAGAAATAAAGCCGGATGCTGTTATCTGCATTGATGCGCTTTCTTGTCTGCTGGCGAATAAAGCTCGCGTGAAGAGTAAACAGCCGTTTTCTTTATTTTCATGGCCACATTTTTCTTTGGATCACAAAAAACACGCTGATTGTGTTATTTATGCCGATCATCATCTCGCTATTAGCTCCGGCATCAAAAAACAGATGCTGGATCGCGGTGTATCAGCGAACAATATCAGCGTTATTTATAATCCAGTTTCCCCTCAATCCGGCACGATACCTGCTCCAGATAATAACGAAACTGCGACGTTTTTATATGTAGGACGAATGAAGTTTGAAGGACAGAAAAGAGTAAAAGATCTACTTGATGGCCTTTCACAAGTTAACGGAACCTGGCATTTACATGCTATTGGAGATGGTTCTGATTTTGAAAAATGTCGGGCATATGCACGTCAGCTGAAAATAGACCAACAAATCACCTGGCATGGCTGGCAAGCAAAGCCTTGGGATATTGTCCGGAATGAGATAAAAAAAGTTTCTGCTTTGCTGCTTACTTCGGCATTTGAAGGGTTTGGCATGGTGTTACTCGAAGCGATGGCTTGGGGAATACCTTGTATTAGTGCCCGATGTGTTGCGGGTCCGGAAGATATTATTCGTGATGGGGTAAATGGTTACCTCTATCCTCCGGGAGATATGAGCAAATTTGTTGTGTTACTGCAGCGGGCAATTGATCAACGCGGTGTATTTGACCCAATCGGCGTGAAGCACTCAATAAATCAATTTTACAGTGACACGTATAATAGAAATATGCGAGAGGCTATCCTCTCCGCCATGAAACAGAGTGATAAATGA
- the waaO gene encoding lipopolysaccharide 3-alpha-galactosyltransferase: protein MSQTYFDEKDVILSIKDYNYLPDTNVKAFNIAYGIDKNFLYGCGISIASILLTNDDKTLTFHVFTDFITEADNKKFSALAEQYQSRIIIYLVNCDKLKSLPSTKNWTYATYFRFIIADYFADKTDRVLYLDADIACKGNIQELIDLEFSDQQIAAVVTEGNTEWWKKRSVSLATPGLIDGYFNAGFLLINIPCWTVNNISRKAIEMLRDPAVVSKITHLDQDVLNMLLVGNALYIDKKFNTQYSINYELKVSSTNPVNDSTIFIHYIGPTKPWHQWANYSVSQSFLKAKSHSPWNNDKLLEPTNANQYRYCAKHMLHQKKFIKGIISYLFYFQKKIIN from the coding sequence ATGAGCCAAACTTATTTTGATGAGAAAGACGTCATCCTTTCGATTAAAGATTATAACTATCTTCCGGATACGAACGTCAAAGCCTTCAATATCGCTTATGGGATTGACAAGAATTTTCTCTATGGCTGTGGTATTTCAATCGCATCTATTCTGTTAACTAATGATGATAAGACATTAACATTCCATGTGTTTACAGATTTTATAACTGAAGCTGATAATAAAAAGTTTTCTGCGCTAGCAGAACAATACCAATCCAGAATTATTATCTATTTAGTTAACTGCGACAAATTGAAATCACTGCCCAGTACAAAAAACTGGACGTATGCAACTTATTTTCGCTTTATCATTGCTGATTATTTCGCAGATAAAACAGACCGCGTGCTTTATCTGGATGCCGATATTGCATGTAAAGGAAATATTCAAGAGTTGATTGACCTTGAGTTTTCCGATCAGCAAATTGCCGCGGTTGTGACAGAGGGCAATACTGAGTGGTGGAAAAAACGTTCGGTAAGCCTCGCTACGCCGGGGTTAATCGATGGTTATTTTAATGCAGGATTTCTACTTATTAATATTCCTTGCTGGACGGTAAATAATATCTCACGAAAAGCAATCGAAATGTTACGAGATCCTGCTGTGGTAAGCAAAATAACGCATCTCGATCAGGATGTTCTAAATATGTTGTTGGTTGGGAACGCGTTATATATTGATAAGAAATTTAATACTCAATATAGCATCAATTATGAATTAAAAGTGAGCTCAACAAATCCGGTGAATGATAGTACAATTTTCATTCATTATATTGGGCCGACGAAGCCATGGCATCAATGGGCTAATTATTCTGTTTCTCAGAGTTTTCTCAAGGCAAAAAGTCATTCACCATGGAACAATGATAAATTGTTAGAACCAACGAATGCAAATCAATATAGATACTGTGCGAAGCACATGCTGCATCAGAAGAAGTTTATTAAAGGAATAATTAGTTATCTTTTCTATTTTCAAAAGAAAATCATAAACTAA
- a CDS encoding glycosyltransferase family 8 protein has product MDSFPEIKITEFKSYDHSDKEITDALNIAYGIDRNYLDWVGVSITSIVINNDINIEYRIISDEYNECFLERIAILAKRYSIKITLYLINAECLSDLPSTKIWSRAMYFRLFAFEHFSNKLDKLLYLDADVFCKGRLDELANCELNNVAAAVVRDVDSMQNKAAERLKDTGLKDKYFNSGVVFANLQEWVKNDLTKRTFSILLSEDSYGVRYKYPDQDVLNILLKDNVIFMPRKFNTIYTIKSELKDRTHQQYKKIILDETVLIHYTGATKPWHKWATYPSTIYYQKALAASPWKDQPPRDARTFIEFKKRYKHLLIQHNYCAGLVAGFQYLLRKYSIYQK; this is encoded by the coding sequence GTGGACTCATTTCCCGAAATCAAAATTACAGAATTCAAAAGTTATGATCACAGCGATAAAGAAATTACCGATGCGCTAAACATCGCCTATGGAATTGACCGCAACTATCTTGATTGGGTTGGTGTCTCAATCACTTCGATTGTGATCAATAACGATATTAATATTGAGTATCGCATCATTTCTGATGAATACAATGAGTGCTTTCTTGAGCGAATAGCCATTCTGGCAAAAAGATATAGTATTAAAATCACACTCTACTTGATTAATGCCGAATGTCTTAGTGATCTTCCCAGCACAAAAATATGGTCGCGGGCAATGTATTTTAGATTATTTGCCTTTGAACACTTTAGTAATAAACTCGATAAATTACTGTACCTCGATGCAGATGTGTTCTGTAAGGGGAGGCTGGATGAGTTAGCCAATTGCGAACTGAATAATGTTGCTGCTGCCGTTGTGAGAGATGTTGACTCTATGCAAAATAAAGCAGCGGAAAGGCTCAAGGATACGGGACTAAAAGATAAATACTTCAATTCCGGCGTTGTCTTTGCAAACCTTCAGGAGTGGGTGAAAAACGATTTAACAAAACGTACATTCTCTATTCTCTTAAGCGAAGATAGTTACGGAGTAAGATATAAATATCCGGATCAAGATGTATTAAATATCTTGTTGAAAGACAATGTTATTTTTATGCCTCGTAAATTCAACACCATTTATACTATCAAAAGTGAACTGAAAGATCGTACTCATCAGCAATATAAAAAAATTATTCTCGATGAAACCGTATTAATACATTATACCGGCGCCACCAAACCTTGGCACAAATGGGCTACTTACCCGTCAACTATTTATTATCAAAAGGCTTTGGCTGCATCACCCTGGAAGGATCAACCTCCCCGTGATGCAAGAACGTTTATTGAATTCAAAAAAAGGTATAAACATCTGCTAATTCAACATAATTACTGCGCAGGACTTGTAGCAGGTTTTCAATACCTTTTGAGAAAATATTCTATCTATCAAAAATAA
- the rfaY gene encoding lipopolysaccharide core heptose(II) kinase RfaY produces the protein MSDKYKIGDYNVFTKSNGEKYLQIFNDFLTYNINVLKVFRSIDDTKVLLIDTQYGKFILKVFSPKEKKIERFLKSIFKGDYYEALFHQTERMRKNGVDTINDFYLLAAKKTFRFAHSYIMLIEYIKGVELADYEVIDDDLKNKIKASISELHQNGMVSGDPHKGNFIIQNGEVRIIDLSGKSPSLLRKAKDRIDLERHYGIANNIKDIGYYQFIYKKKFRNFVRKVKGKEIR, from the coding sequence ATGAGTGACAAATATAAAATTGGAGATTATAACGTTTTCACTAAATCTAATGGTGAAAAATATCTGCAAATATTTAATGATTTCCTGACGTATAACATAAATGTCCTGAAAGTATTTCGCAGTATTGATGATACTAAAGTATTGTTGATTGATACACAGTATGGGAAATTTATATTAAAAGTGTTTTCGCCGAAAGAGAAAAAGATTGAGCGTTTTCTCAAATCTATTTTCAAAGGTGATTATTATGAGGCATTATTTCACCAAACTGAACGAATGAGAAAAAATGGTGTAGATACCATCAATGATTTCTACTTGCTTGCGGCAAAGAAAACTTTTCGCTTTGCACATTCATATATCATGTTGATTGAATACATTAAGGGCGTTGAGCTTGCTGATTACGAAGTGATAGATGACGATTTGAAGAACAAGATTAAAGCATCAATATCTGAGCTACATCAGAATGGAATGGTCTCAGGCGATCCACATAAAGGAAACTTTATTATACAGAACGGCGAAGTTCGTATTATTGATTTATCAGGAAAATCGCCCTCCTTACTTAGAAAAGCAAAGGATCGCATTGATTTGGAACGTCACTACGGCATTGCTAATAATATTAAAGATATTGGCTATTATCAGTTTATCTATAAGAAAAAATTTAGAAATTTTGTTCGAAAAGTTAAAGGAAAAGAAATCCGCTAG
- the waaZ gene encoding 3-deoxy-D-manno-oct-2-ulosonate III transferase WaaZ, with protein MNNIKYITHACVERLIKHRNSEDVVIFLSGPTSKKTPLSILRNKDVIAVNGSAAYLIDNNITPFIYTLTDARFLLQRRDDFYKFSRNSRFTVVNTDVYEEASEEDKKYLRENCLILQAFYKREKGGIYKKLKLSLKSRLHKSLLIDVPWSKKSRLVGFSTDIAIGYCSCHTVAYTAIQIAYSLQYSLIVCSGLDLTNTCRRFYDESASPMPSELSNDLHKIIPFFKYMREKVSDINIYNLSDDTAISYDIIPFIKPDEIDKLCYRSSQKYNEDINFDRKLDTLAN; from the coding sequence ATGAATAATATAAAATATATTACACACGCCTGCGTTGAGCGCCTGATAAAGCATAGAAACTCAGAGGATGTAGTCATCTTTTTATCGGGTCCAACATCAAAGAAAACGCCACTGTCTATTCTGCGCAATAAGGATGTCATCGCGGTTAATGGTTCGGCTGCATACCTTATAGATAACAACATTACGCCATTTATCTATACATTGACGGATGCGCGGTTTCTGCTGCAACGACGTGATGATTTTTATAAGTTTAGTCGTAACAGCCGATTTACTGTCGTAAATACAGATGTTTATGAAGAGGCTTCAGAAGAAGATAAAAAGTATTTGCGCGAAAACTGCCTAATTTTGCAAGCATTCTATAAACGTGAAAAAGGTGGGATTTATAAGAAGCTTAAACTCTCATTAAAATCCCGATTGCATAAAAGCTTGCTGATCGATGTCCCATGGTCAAAAAAATCCCGACTGGTGGGTTTCAGCACGGATATTGCTATTGGGTATTGTTCCTGTCACACCGTTGCCTATACAGCGATTCAAATTGCTTATTCTTTGCAATATTCGTTGATTGTATGTTCCGGTTTAGATCTTACTAATACTTGCCGGCGCTTTTACGATGAAAGTGCCAGCCCTATGCCGTCGGAACTCAGTAACGATTTACATAAAATAATTCCTTTTTTCAAATATATGCGAGAAAAAGTTTCAGATATCAATATTTATAATTTATCTGACGATACCGCTATAAGTTACGATATTATTCCTTTTATCAAACCGGATGAAATAGACAAGTTATGTTATCGCAGTAGCCAGAAATATAACGAAGATATAAATTTTGACCGCAAACTAGATACACTCGCTAATTAG
- a CDS encoding glycosyltransferase family 9 protein yields the protein MRLGKFHKKKRYLINLIKINILSFLFKNKLGSSIDGASIKSCLLIHDNNKIGDLIILSALYRILAAKNIELSILSCSTGHDFLKSHPHIAHFFIKTSNSVSDTLKLRNELKKYHFDVVLDPFETFPCFSHSLLLSGLNTSYVLGFDKWYKRYYSRYHSHDEHLSEHMSTRTKVIVQQLFGHDENYNYSYDLFIPADIEKSVKEFIGASQVVVINPLGAKKICRLTAEQIKLVHSWISEHYPELRIIYTGHPNDLPSIPVDNIETLPQKDFIYTVALTRFCKYVVSVDTALVHIASAWDRPMLALYPRARTAEYPSPLIWSPNNANALQIISPTCFVSDIENHILLESLEKLFGREVKL from the coding sequence ATGCGCCTTGGAAAATTTCATAAGAAAAAAAGGTATTTAATCAATCTAATTAAAATCAATATCCTTTCTTTCTTGTTCAAAAATAAACTCGGTTCGAGTATCGATGGTGCTTCTATAAAAAGCTGCTTGCTGATACATGACAATAATAAAATCGGTGATTTAATAATCCTCAGCGCGTTATACCGCATATTAGCCGCTAAAAATATTGAGTTATCTATTTTGTCTTGCAGCACTGGACACGATTTTCTGAAATCGCATCCGCATATCGCTCATTTCTTTATTAAAACATCAAATAGCGTTTCTGATACGCTAAAACTCCGTAACGAGTTGAAGAAATATCATTTCGATGTGGTGTTAGACCCTTTCGAAACTTTCCCTTGTTTTAGTCATTCACTGCTACTTTCAGGCTTGAATACTTCATACGTGCTTGGTTTTGATAAATGGTACAAACGATATTATTCTCGTTACCATTCTCACGATGAGCACCTGAGTGAGCATATGTCGACACGGACAAAGGTAATTGTTCAGCAGCTTTTTGGGCATGATGAAAATTATAATTATAGTTACGATCTCTTTATCCCTGCTGATATAGAAAAGTCGGTCAAGGAATTTATTGGCGCTTCACAGGTCGTTGTTATTAATCCTTTAGGTGCTAAGAAAATTTGCAGGTTAACGGCCGAACAAATCAAGCTTGTGCATAGCTGGATAAGTGAGCATTACCCTGAGCTAAGAATTATTTATACGGGGCATCCTAATGATTTGCCTTCTATTCCCGTCGATAATATAGAAACCCTGCCGCAAAAGGATTTCATTTACACTGTCGCCCTGACAAGATTTTGCAAATACGTTGTCTCGGTAGATACAGCCCTTGTACATATTGCTTCCGCTTGGGATCGCCCTATGTTGGCACTTTATCCACGAGCTCGTACCGCGGAATATCCATCGCCGTTAATTTGGTCGCCGAATAACGCAAACGCACTACAAATTATCTCACCGACATGTTTTGTCAGCGATATTGAGAACCATATTTTACTGGAAAGTCTTGAAAAACTTTTCGGAAGAGAAGTGAAACTGTGA
- a CDS encoding O-antigen ligase family protein, producing the protein MSVSITRQNWKSYPSKASSILEKATFLLSAATLLVAMVDNNLSMKLFNISGILAILTLLLKGKSTAINWKIAALPASILFIGIINLIWYELFKVDNSPFKATYHNYINTARVFIFGVFIVTLAATSKIQYKNTAILYLLYTVSFIILGYAAVQKFVIGMGRIDFGIGTSTGAAYSIMLIGLISAISILNTPKSHPFLFVINAVMVFSALIMTGTRSSILIFPVICCITIVTYYLKNPKRLFLAICGFLTLLIVLGLIFSQPIAKRYNAAMNDINLYQQGSGNTSLGARFAMYESGINLFEDSPLKWRSAEDRSREVQAMIVQDKTLSPVRLFTNIHLHNEIIESASLKGIIGAFSIVAFYVALMFSVYYFKSLGLFAYSLAIIGTGLSDVIIWARSIPIIIICGIAILLLFNKKRSEQ; encoded by the coding sequence ATGTCAGTCTCTATTACGCGGCAAAACTGGAAGAGTTACCCGTCAAAGGCATCTTCCATTTTGGAAAAGGCAACATTTCTGTTGAGCGCAGCCACACTGCTCGTTGCGATGGTTGATAATAATCTGAGTATGAAGCTGTTTAATATTAGCGGCATTCTGGCAATACTAACATTGCTTTTAAAAGGGAAATCAACGGCTATTAACTGGAAAATTGCTGCGTTACCCGCATCCATTCTTTTTATTGGTATCATTAATCTCATTTGGTACGAATTATTTAAAGTCGATAATTCCCCTTTCAAAGCAACCTATCATAACTATATTAATACGGCGCGAGTATTCATTTTCGGGGTGTTCATCGTAACGTTGGCGGCCACATCAAAAATACAGTATAAAAATACGGCCATTCTTTATCTACTTTACACCGTTTCTTTTATTATTTTAGGCTATGCAGCGGTACAGAAATTTGTTATTGGAATGGGCAGGATTGACTTTGGCATAGGGACTTCTACGGGCGCGGCTTACTCCATTATGCTTATTGGTCTGATCAGTGCCATATCCATTCTTAATACGCCAAAAAGTCATCCATTCTTATTCGTAATAAATGCAGTGATGGTTTTTTCCGCACTGATCATGACAGGAACTCGCTCTTCAATTCTCATTTTTCCAGTGATTTGCTGTATTACAATCGTTACCTATTACCTCAAAAATCCTAAGAGACTTTTTCTGGCAATATGCGGATTCCTGACGCTGCTTATTGTTCTCGGGTTGATTTTCAGCCAACCGATAGCAAAGCGCTATAATGCGGCGATGAATGACATCAACTTGTATCAACAAGGTTCCGGCAATACATCGCTTGGCGCCCGCTTTGCTATGTATGAGTCTGGCATTAATTTATTTGAGGATTCGCCATTAAAATGGAGATCGGCCGAGGATCGATCAAGGGAAGTTCAGGCGATGATTGTTCAGGACAAGACATTAAGCCCTGTACGCTTATTTACGAATATTCATTTACACAATGAAATCATTGAAAGTGCCTCACTCAAAGGCATTATCGGCGCGTTTTCCATCGTGGCGTTTTACGTCGCACTGATGTTTTCTGTTTATTATTTCAAATCGCTAGGCTTGTTTGCTTATTCACTGGCTATCATTGGTACAGGTTTAAGCGACGTGATCATTTGGGCGAGAAGCATACCTATCATTATTATCTGTGGCATTGCTATTCTTTTGCTATTCAATAAAAAACGTAGCGAGCAGTAA